TAAAAGCAAAACTGTTGGATTAAGTGAAGAAGAAAAGCAAAGACAACATGAATTGCGTCAAGAGTATTTACGCATTTTTAGAAGTGGTTTTGATCAACAGTTGAAAAGCATTAAGGTTGTTGATGCAAATGGTCGTGATGTAACACCAAAAAAACTCAAAAAAGCAAAAAAATTGAATTAATTTATAGAAATTTGTCAAATTGATATTTGCTATTATGCTTAATTTGTGTATAATAACGATGAGTGTGTTTTGAGGAGGAAAAAGAAGAAATGAATCAATCGGAATTATCAATAGCGACAATTAGATCTTTAGGAATTGATATGATTAATAAAGCAAATTCAGGGCATCCTGGAATGGTACTGGGGTCAGCACCAGCTTTATATACCTTATTTACAAAGGAATTAAAGATATTTCCTCAAGAATCTGATTGGTTTAATAGAGATCGTTTTGTTCTTGCAAGTGGACATGCGTCTTCATTATTATACAGCTTATTACATTTGTCAGGTTTTGATTTGACAATGGATGATTTAAAAGCGTTTAGACAATGGCAAAGCCGTACACCTGGACATCCTGAGTTAGAATTAACTGATGGTGTTGATGCCTCAAGTGGACCTTTAGGACAAGGGATCCCAATGGCAGTTGGAATGGCAATGGCTGAATGTTATTTAGCACAACGCTATAACCAAGATGAATATGAAGTTGTCAATCACTATACGTATGCATTATGTGGTGATGGCGATATGCAAGAAGGTGTCACATATGAGGCCGCATCTTTAGCGGGACACCTGGCTTTAGGAAAATTAATTGTTATTTATGATTCAAATCATGTCACTTTAGATGGACCTTTGGATTATTCATTTAGTGAAGATGTGAAAAAAAGATACGAAGCTATGAATTGGCAAGTTATCTGTGTCAATGATGGTAATGATACAAATGCAATTTTAAAAGCAATCAAAAAAGGAAAGAAAGAAAGCTTTAAACCAACTTTAATTATTATGGATACAGTGATTGGTTATGGTTCTCAAAATCAGGGAACAAGTAAAGTTCATGGTGCTCCATTAGGTGAAGATGATGGAAAAAAAGCAAAATTATCTTATGGATTTGATCATGAAGATTTCTTTGTTCCTGAAGATGTTTATCTTGATTTTCAAAAAAATGTTATGAATCGTGGTAAACGTGCATTTAATAAATGGAAAAAAATGATGCGTGATTATAAAAATGCATATCCTGAACTTTATAAAGAACTTGCTGATGCAGTTAAAGGACAATATACATTTGATTATGAAAAAATGCTTCCTGATTATCCTGCAGGATTAAGTGAAGCAACACGTAACACAAGTGAAAAATTAATTAATGAAATTGCAAAGCAAAATCCAACGTTTTTATCTGGAACAGCGGATTTAGCATCTTCAACAAAAACAACAATCAAAGACGGTGGGCGTTTTAGTTGTGATGATTATAGCGGTCGAAATCTTTATTTTGGAATTAGAGAATTTGCTATGGTGACAATTATGAACGGGATGACCTTGCACCAAGGCGTTAAAGTTGCCTCAGGTGGTTTCCTTGTTTTTAGTGATTATTTCAAGGCTGCATTAAGAATGGCATGTTTAATGAAATTACCAATTATTTTGCCACTATCACATGATTCAATAGCTGTAGGTGAAGATGGACCAACACATCAGCCAGTTGAACAATTAGCGATGATGCGTTCAATGGTCAATATTCAGGTTCTAAGACCAGCTGATGCTTTTGAAATGTGTGCTGCATGGAAAAAAGCAGTAGAGACAACAGATAAACCAACTGCATTGATTCTTACAAGACAAAATGTAACGAATATGACAAATGCAACATTTGATGATGTTAATCATGGAGCTTATATTGTTTCATCTGAACAAAATCAATTGGATGGTATTTTGATTGCAACTGGTAGTGAAGTTGAATTGGCAATCAATGCACAAGCAGAATTGTTGAAAAAAGGACATGATGTGCGTGTTGTTTCAATGCCATCAATGGAATTGTTTGATGCTCAAAGTGATGAGTATAAGGAATCTGTATTACCTCAATCAATGAGAAAACGTCTTGGTATTGAAATGGCAACTGATTTTGGTTGGTATAAATATATTGGATTAGATGGAAAAATGATTTCTGTTAATCAGTTTGGTGCCAGTGCTCCAGCTGCTCAAGTGATTGAAGAATATGGCTTTACTGTTGAAAACATTGTGAATACTTTCTTAGCTATGTAAATATAATAAACTGTTAATATTTTTATTAACAGTTTTCTTTTTTTATATAAAAGAAAACGGTTTCATTTATGCACTTTTCTATGATATAATAATATTAGTTAAAAAGAATGAGGTGAGAGTATGAAAAAATTGAATCAAAAGTCTTTGGATTTTATAGATGATGTTATCTATAAACATAAAGACAAAAAAGGGCCTATTAAGTTGATGCTTCACGAAATTCAAAATGAATTAGGTTATATTCCTTTTGAAGCAATGGAAAGAATGAGTGAAGTTATTCATGAGCCAGTTTCTAAAATTTATGGAGTTGTAACTTTTTATTCACAATTTACAACAGAGCCGAAAGGAAAACATGTCATTAGTGTTTGCTTAGGAACTGCTTGTTATGTCAACGGCTCACAAACAATTTTAGATTTATTAGTCGAAATGACAGGTGCGCCTGTCAATGGAACAAGTGCTGATGGTGTTTTTTCAATTGATGCAACACGTTGTGTCGGAGCTTGTGGATTGGCACCGGTTGTGAGCGTGGATGGTACTGTTTTTGGTTGTACAAAGCAATTAGAAGACTTAAAAATGCTGGTTCTTGATTACAAAAAGGAGGAAGCTCCAGCATGAGACTAAAAGAGATTTTAGACATTGTGAATGGGCAGGAAGTTTATATTGATGATCCGCATGTGTATGATATTGATTTTCAAAATGCTTTTGGAACTGATTTGATGTCAGATGCATTGTGTCAATTAAGAGATGCTGATGAAACTGAATTATTAATTACTGGACTTGCGAATATGCAAATTTTCCATACTGCCAATACTCTTGATTTGGCAGCAATATTAATTGTAAGAGGAAAGCAGGTTGATGAGCATATGATACAAGGAGCTAAAATGAGTAATGTGAGTGTCTTTGTTACTGATTATACAATGTATGAAACTTGTGGACGTCTTTATGAAAAAGGACTAGGTAAATGAAAAAAGTTTATAAAATAGAAAAGGATAATTATGAAGATGCGGGACAGGCATCGCGTGATATTAAAATGACTTTAAAAACACTTGGTTTAGATCCAAAGGTTTTAAAGCGTGTTTCAATTGCTTGTTATGAAGCAGAAATTAATTTGGTTATTCATTCAGATGGTGGTGCAATTACTTTTGAAATAGACGATGATGGCAAAGTCTATTTATACTTTGATGATGTAGGTCCTGGTATTCCAGATATTCATTTGGCCATGACTCCAGGTTATTCTACAGCATCTAAAAAAGCACGTGAATTTGGTTTTGGAGCAGGAATGGGACTGGATAATATGAAAAATTGTGCAACAACTTTTGATATTCAATCTTCAAGCGATGGAACCCATTTGCAGATGACATTCGTATGAAACCAGTGATAAGTTGGCTCGATACAAAATGTTCACAATGTATTAAGTGTTTAAAATCATGTCCAACTGATGCTATTTCTATCGTTGATGAACAGGTTAATATCGATGAAGAGAAATGTATTCATTGTGATGTTTGTATTCAACGTTGTCCATCACGTGTTTTGAAGGTACAAAGTGCCCATATGAATGAAACACTTCAATGTCACGAATATAATGTTGCTTTGATTCCCACAAGTTTATTATCTGATATGAAATCATATGATGATTTTCAAAAAATTTGCCAGGCTATTTTGAAATTAGGATTTGATGAGGTTCATCATTATAGTGATATTGAAGGCTTTTTATATAAAAAAGCTATCTCGGAAAGTCATGAAAAAGAGGGAATTTGGTTGACTTCTTTTTGTCCAACCATTAATCAATTGATTGAAAAAAATTATCCAACATTACTTGATCGTTTGTTGCCATATGATTATCCTGTTGAAATTGCGGCTCGCAGAATCCGTCAGAAATTAAGTGATAAAGATGTTGGTATTTATTCACTATGTGAGTGCGTTGGGAAGATGACCTTAGCAAAAGAACCATTTGGAAATCAAGATTCTGCAATTGATTATGCGATGACGATATCACATATTTTTCCAAAAATTAATAAATTAAAAGATGATCATAAATATCCTATTACAATGAATAGATATGGTGTCAAAAGTAATGTCGAAGATTTGTTTGGTAATCGGAGCCTATCAGTTGTGAGAGTGGAAGGATTAAATCAAACACAAAGTTTATTAGATTTAATTGAATTTGATCGTATTCAACATGTTGATTTAGTCGCTATGTATGCCTGTTACCAAGGATG
Above is a genomic segment from Candidatus Stoquefichus sp. SB1 containing:
- a CDS encoding ATP-binding protein, coding for MKKVYKIEKDNYEDAGQASRDIKMTLKTLGLDPKVLKRVSIACYEAEINLVIHSDGGAITFEIDDDGKVYLYFDDVGPGIPDIHLAMTPGYSTASKKAREFGFGAGMGLDNMKNCATTFDIQSSSDGTHLQMTFV
- a CDS encoding NADH-quinone oxidoreductase subunit NuoE family protein, with translation MKKLNQKSLDFIDDVIYKHKDKKGPIKLMLHEIQNELGYIPFEAMERMSEVIHEPVSKIYGVVTFYSQFTTEPKGKHVISVCLGTACYVNGSQTILDLLVEMTGAPVNGTSADGVFSIDATRCVGACGLAPVVSVDGTVFGCTKQLEDLKMLVLDYKKEEAPA
- the tkt gene encoding transketolase produces the protein MNQSELSIATIRSLGIDMINKANSGHPGMVLGSAPALYTLFTKELKIFPQESDWFNRDRFVLASGHASSLLYSLLHLSGFDLTMDDLKAFRQWQSRTPGHPELELTDGVDASSGPLGQGIPMAVGMAMAECYLAQRYNQDEYEVVNHYTYALCGDGDMQEGVTYEAASLAGHLALGKLIVIYDSNHVTLDGPLDYSFSEDVKKRYEAMNWQVICVNDGNDTNAILKAIKKGKKESFKPTLIIMDTVIGYGSQNQGTSKVHGAPLGEDDGKKAKLSYGFDHEDFFVPEDVYLDFQKNVMNRGKRAFNKWKKMMRDYKNAYPELYKELADAVKGQYTFDYEKMLPDYPAGLSEATRNTSEKLINEIAKQNPTFLSGTADLASSTKTTIKDGGRFSCDDYSGRNLYFGIREFAMVTIMNGMTLHQGVKVASGGFLVFSDYFKAALRMACLMKLPIILPLSHDSIAVGEDGPTHQPVEQLAMMRSMVNIQVLRPADAFEMCAAWKKAVETTDKPTALILTRQNVTNMTNATFDDVNHGAYIVSSEQNQLDGILIATGSEVELAINAQAELLKKGHDVRVVSMPSMELFDAQSDEYKESVLPQSMRKRLGIEMATDFGWYKYIGLDGKMISVNQFGASAPAAQVIEEYGFTVENIVNTFLAM
- a CDS encoding DUF896 domain-containing protein, coding for MAKISDEMIKEINELAHKSKTVGLSEEEKQRQHELRQEYLRIFRSGFDQQLKSIKVVDANGRDVTPKKLKKAKKLN
- a CDS encoding [Fe-Fe] hydrogenase large subunit C-terminal domain-containing protein; the protein is MKPVISWLDTKCSQCIKCLKSCPTDAISIVDEQVNIDEEKCIHCDVCIQRCPSRVLKVQSAHMNETLQCHEYNVALIPTSLLSDMKSYDDFQKICQAILKLGFDEVHHYSDIEGFLYKKAISESHEKEGIWLTSFCPTINQLIEKNYPTLLDRLLPYDYPVEIAARRIRQKLSDKDVGIYSLCECVGKMTLAKEPFGNQDSAIDYAMTISHIFPKINKLKDDHKYPITMNRYGVKSNVEDLFGNRSLSVVRVEGLNQTQSLLDLIEFDRIQHVDLVAMYACYQGCIGGYYLWSNPFEGCYNIESMMDEYTLENIELDEHEYRIDHQLDRQEMKSMKERMAWFAKVNEILETLPQYDCGACGFANCRSLAQSVVDGKVDIQRCRVRKQGEQK